From a single Diceros bicornis minor isolate mBicDic1 chromosome 6, mDicBic1.mat.cur, whole genome shotgun sequence genomic region:
- the HNRNPF gene encoding heterogeneous nuclear ribonucleoprotein F — protein sequence MMLGPEGGEGFVVKLRGLPWSCSIEDVQNFLSDCTIHDGAAGVHFIYTREGRQSGEAFVELESEDDVKMALKKDRESMGHRYIEVFKSHRTEMDWVLKHSGPNSADSANDGFVRLRGLPFGCTKEEIVQFFSGLEIVPNGITLPVDPEGKITGEAFVQFASQELAEKALGKHKERIGHRYIEVFKSSQEEVRSYSDPPLKFMSVQRPGPYDRPGTARRYIGIVKQAGLERMRSGAYSTGYGGYEEYSGLSDGYGFTTDLFGRDLSYCLSGMYDHRYGDGEFTVQSTTGHCVHMRGLPYKATENDIYNFFSPLNPVRVHIEIGPDGRVTGEADVEFATHEEAVAAMSKDRANMQHRYIELFLNSTTGASNGAYSSQMMQGMGVSAQSTYSGLESQSVSGCYGASYSGQNSMGGYD from the coding sequence ATGATGCTGGGCCCTGAGGGAGGTGAAGGCTTTGTGGTCAAGCTCCGTGGCCTACCCTGGTCCTGCTCTATTGAGGATGTGCAGAATTTCCTCTCCGACTGCACAATTCATGATGGGGCCGCAGGTGTTCATTTCATCTACACTAGAGAAGGCAGGCAGAGTGGTGAGGCTTTTGTTGAACTTGAATCAGAAGATGATGTAAAAATGGCCCTTAAAAAAGACAGGGAAAGCATGGGACACCGTTACATTGAGGTGTTCAAGTCTCACAGAACCGAGATGGATTGGGTGTTGAAGCACAGCGGTCCAAACAGCGCTGACAGCGCGAATGATGGCTTCGTGCGGCTTCGAGGACTCCCATTTGGATGCACCAAGGAAGAAATCGTTCAGTTCTTCTCAGGGTTGGAAATTGTGCCAAACGGGATCACACTGCCTGTGGACCCCGAGGGCAAGATAACAGGGGAAGCCTTTGTTCAGTTTGCCTCACAGGAGTTAGCTGAGAAGGCTCTAGGGAAGCACAAGGAGAGAATAGGGCACAGGTATATTGAAGTGTTCAAGAGCAGTCAGGAAGAGGTTAGGTCATACTCAGATCCCCCTCTGAAGTTCATGTCTGTACAGCGGCCAGGGCCCTATGACCGCCCAGGTACAGCTAGGAGATATATTGGTATTGTCAAGCAAGCGGGCCTGGAGAGGATGAGGTCCGGTGCTTACAGTACAGGCTATGGGGGCTATGAGGAGTACAGCGGCCTCAGCGATGGTTACGGCTTCACCACCGACCTGTTTGGAAGAGACCTCAGTTACTGTCTCTCGGGGATGTATGACCACAGATACGGAGACGGCGAATTCACTGTCCAGAGCACCACTGGACACTGTGTCCACATGAGGGGGCTGCCGTACAAAGCCACAGAGAACGACATTTACAACTTCTTCTCTCCACTCAACCCCGTGAGAGTCCATATTGAGATCGGCCCTGATGGAAGAGTGACGGGCGAAGCCGATGTTGAGTTTGCCACTCATGAAGAAGCCGTGGCAGCTATGTCCAAAGACAGGGCCAACATGCAACACAGATACATAGAACTTTTCTTGAATTCCACAACAGGGGCCAGCAATGGGGCATATAGCAGCCAGATGATGCAAGGCATGGGGGTGTCAGCCCAGTCTACTTACAGTGGCCTCGAGAGCCAATCAGTGAGTGGCTGTTATGGGGCTAGCTACAGTGGCCAGAACAGCATGGGTGGATATGACTAG
- the FXYD4 gene encoding FXYD domain-containing ion transport regulator 4 codes for MERMTWGLLALAGLPVLEASDPFADKDNPFYYDWESLQLGGMIFAGILCIAGFSLALSGKCKCKHNQKQSPLPEKAAPLITPGSASTC; via the exons ATGGAGAGAATGACTTGGGGCCTTCTCGCACTGGCAG GCCTGCCTGTGTTGGAAGCCAGTGACCCGTTTGCTG ATAAAGACAATCCCTTCTATTATG ACTGGGAAAGCCTACAGCTGGGCGGGATGATCTTCGCTGGGATCCTGTGCATTGCTGGATTCTCCTTAGCCCTGA GTGGCAAGTGCAAATGCAAGCACAATCAGAAGCAAAG CCCCTTACCTGAGAAAGCAGCTCCACTCATCACTCCAG GCTCTGCCAGTACCTGCTGA